Proteins from one Sarcophilus harrisii chromosome 2, mSarHar1.11, whole genome shotgun sequence genomic window:
- the DUSP2 gene encoding dual specificity protein phosphatase 2 has translation MVMEEVLPMESRELRGLLGDPREVDKTLLLDCRPFLAFCQSHVLEARPVHWNALLRRRSRGAAGVHLDWLIPDRTLLGRLSQGELSRVVVLDEASGSVAELRADSLPRMLLTALLQETRAGPTAVCFLQGGFEGFQANFPDLCSEPPAPALPSPVAEPESSRSGTGAPLYDQGGPVEILPFLYLGSCNHSSDLEGLQALGITAVLNVSASCPNHFEGLFRYKSIPVEDNQMVEISVWFQEAIGFIDSVKNSGGRVLVHCQAGISRSATICLAYLMQSRRVKLEEAFDFVKQRRGVISPNFGFMGQLLQFETQVLCH, from the exons ATGGTGATGGAAGAGGTGCTGCCCATGGAAAGCAGGGAGCTCCGGGGGCTGCTGGGGGACCCTCGCGAGGTGGACAAGACTCTGCTGCTGGACTGCCGGCCCTTCCTAGCTTTCTGTCAGAGTCACGTCCTGGAAGCCCGGCCTGTGCACTGGAACGCCTTGTTGCGCAGGAGGTCCCGGGGGGCTGCCGGCGTTCACTTGGACTGGCTGATCCCGGACCGGACCTTGCTGGGCAGGCTGAGCCAGGGGGAGCTGTCCCGAGTCGTGGTGCTGGATGAAGCCAGTGGCTCTGTGGCGGAGCTCCGGGCCGACAGTCTGCCCCGAATGCTGCTCACTGCCTTGCTCCAGGAGACTCGAGCCGGACCCACTGCTGTCTGCTTCCTGCAAG GAGGATTCGAAGGCTTCCAGGCCAATTTTCCAGATCTGTGCTCAGAACCTCCTGCGCCAGCTTTACCCTCACCTGTGGCTGAGCCAGAGAGCAGCCGGTCAGGCACTGGGGCCCCTTTGTACGACCAG GGGGGCCCCGTGGAGATCCTGCCTTTTCTCTACTTGGGCAGTTGCAATCATTCATCAGACCTGGAGGGACTTCAGGCTCTGGGCATCACAGCTGTGCTTAATGTTTCCGCGAGCTGTCCCAACCATTTTGAAGGCCTTTTCCGATACAAAAGTATCCCTGTAGAAGACAATCAGATGGTTGAAATCAGTGTCTGGTTCCAGGAGGCTATCGGCTTCATTG ACTCAGTGAAGAATTCTGGGGGAAGAGTCCTGGTACACTGCCAGGCAGGCATCTCACGTTCAGCCACCATCTGCCTAGCGTACCTGATGCAGAGCCGCAGGGTGAAATTGGAGGAGGCCTTCGACTTTGTCAAACAGCGTCGTGGGGTCATCTCCCCCAATTTTGGTTTCATGGGACAGCTTCTGCAGTTCGAAACTCAAGTGCTTTGCCACTAG